In Nostoc piscinale CENA21, the genomic stretch ACCAGAATTTTTCAACCCATGAGTTTGCAGTAAAGTTTGATATTCTTGACTACTCGCCCAACGGTCAATTTCTCTGGCGCGTAGCACTGGTACAGGATGACTTAATTGGGCTGTACGGGCGGCTTTCACCATTTCACCCAATTCTGTTTTACTAATCTCATCATAAGCACGGGCTTGGGCAACAAAGGCATCGAGGTTGAGTTGTGGTGCCAGTGTGGGTGAACCACCAGCCAGTTTCATCAAGACAGACATAACCACTTTGGGGTTTTGGGTGGCTAGCAAAGCGGCGCGATCGCAGGTAAACTCAGCACAACGTACCCATTCTAAAAGTTGTGTTTGGATGGCTTGAGCTAAAAAATTCCCGACATTCGGCACAATTGCCGCCGCTAATACCAGTAAATTTACAGGCGTTAAATAAACACTATGGTCGCATTTGAGATGCCCTAACTCATGGGCAATTACCGCCTGTATTTCTTCTGGGGTGAGGATATCTATCAAAGAAGTATGCAGCACTACAAAAGGCTGTTTACCCCGCATCGCAAAAGTATAAGCGTTGGGTGCTGGATGTTGCCGGACGTATAATTGCGGCGGTTCAATATCTAAAACTTTGCAAGCTTCTAATAATAATTTATGTAAATCTGGTAGTTGATTTTCACTGACTAAAACACTAGAAGCAATGTTTTCTACATAAAAAATCTGCTCCGCCATCGGCCCCAGCCAATTTCGCACCATCAAATCAATACCAGGTATTTGTTTGAGAGCTTTGGTCGATTCCAAGTCTAAGGGATGACGAAAGGAGTCAGCTTTTAAACCAATTAGCGGGGTTTTGATGAATGACATGATATAGCCAGCTTGAAAAAAAGACTGTAAAAATTTGGCTGTTAATTGAACAGCCATCCACAAGCTAGTATAACGATTCAGTCAGTGGAAGAAGGGGGTAAGGGTGTGAGGATGTATGGGTGTAGGTGTATTAGTGTATTTATCTAAAACTCTTTCACCCCTATACCCATATACCCCTACACCCCTATACCCTCTCTAATTAGCAATTGTGACTGGGGGAGTGCTGCCATTAGAAGTCACTCCTGGCGTTGAGACTTCGTTGACGCGCTTGATTTTAGCTCCCAATTGCTGCAACTTGATATCAAGACGATCGTAACCGCGATCGAGGTGATGCAAACCTTGGAAAGTTGTTTGTCCATCAGCAGCCAAGCCAGCTAAGACGAGGGCGGCTGATGCTCGCAAGTCTGTACCAATGACAGGCGCACCCGATAAGTTGGGGACTCCGCGCACAAAAGCTGTGTTACCTTTAACGCGAATATCTGCACCCAAGCGGTTTAACTCGGAAGCATGGCGCAAGCGATTTTCAAAGACAGACTCGTTAATGATGCTGTCACCTTCTGCTAAGGTGAGCAACGCCATGAACGGTGCTTGCATATCTGTGGGGAAACCAGGATGGGGCAAGGTTTCAATATATGTCGCCTTGAGAGTTTCCGCAGGTAGTATTCGCAAGCAGTCTGGGGCTTCTTCAATAATCTGCACGCCAATTTCCCGGAGTTTGGCAATTACGGGAATTAAATGGTCGGGGACAACTGGGGATAATAAGATATCCGAACGTGTAATTGCACCAGCTACCAAAAAAGTTCCAGTTTCAATGCGATCGGGGATAATGCTGTAGTCAACAGAATGCAATTGCGGAACACCTTCAATGGTGATCACACTACTACCAGCACCGTGAATTTTGGCTCCCATTGCGTTACAGAAATTCGCCAAATCAGCAACTTCTGGCTCACGCGCCGCATTTTCGATGATAGTTTCGCCATCAGCCAGAGTAGCAGCCATCATCAATGTTTCGGTTGCGCCTACGCTGGGAGTGTCGAGGTAAATCTTGGCTCCTTTTAATCTGCCACCATTGGGAACATAGGCATTACAAATGCCATGTTCAATCTGCACTTCGGCTCCCATTGCTTGCAGTCCCCGGACGTGCAAGTCAACTGGTCGAGCGCCAATTGCACAACCACCAGGTAAGGGCATTTGTGCCACCCCTAGCCTAGCCAGAATGGAACCAATGGCAAAAAAACTGGCTCGTAGCTGAGTTACGAGTTCGTAGGGAGCTTTAGATGTGGTGATATTACTGGCGTTAATGTCTAAAATATCGCCTTGGCGTGAGACTTTTACACCTAAAGCTGATAAAACTTGTCCCATTTTTTCGACATCCGCCAACAAGGGAACATTGCGGATGTGACAATCTCCAGAACAGAGCAATGCTCCAGCCATGATTACCAGTGCTGAATTTTTTGCCCCGCTAATTTTGACATGACCGTGCAAACGATGCCCACCGAAAATTTGCAAGACTGAGGAGTCTGCTTGAG encodes the following:
- a CDS encoding M48 family metallopeptidase, whose translation is MSFIKTPLIGLKADSFRHPLDLESTKALKQIPGIDLMVRNWLGPMAEQIFYVENIASSVLVSENQLPDLHKLLLEACKVLDIEPPQLYVRQHPAPNAYTFAMRGKQPFVVLHTSLIDILTPEEIQAVIAHELGHLKCDHSVYLTPVNLLVLAAAIVPNVGNFLAQAIQTQLLEWVRCAEFTCDRAALLATQNPKVVMSVLMKLAGGSPTLAPQLNLDAFVAQARAYDEISKTELGEMVKAARTAQLSHPVPVLRAREIDRWASSQEYQTLLQTHGLKNSGEVSAKGGWRNW
- the murA gene encoding UDP-N-acetylglucosamine 1-carboxyvinyltransferase; its protein translation is MNPSTSLPDAKLAPQADSSVLQIFGGHRLHGHVKISGAKNSALVIMAGALLCSGDCHIRNVPLLADVEKMGQVLSALGVKVSRQGDILDINASNITTSKAPYELVTQLRASFFAIGSILARLGVAQMPLPGGCAIGARPVDLHVRGLQAMGAEVQIEHGICNAYVPNGGRLKGAKIYLDTPSVGATETLMMAATLADGETIIENAAREPEVADLANFCNAMGAKIHGAGSSVITIEGVPQLHSVDYSIIPDRIETGTFLVAGAITRSDILLSPVVPDHLIPVIAKLREIGVQIIEEAPDCLRILPAETLKATYIETLPHPGFPTDMQAPFMALLTLAEGDSIINESVFENRLRHASELNRLGADIRVKGNTAFVRGVPNLSGAPVIGTDLRASAALVLAGLAADGQTTFQGLHHLDRGYDRLDIKLQQLGAKIKRVNEVSTPGVTSNGSTPPVTIAN